A genomic window from Triticum urartu cultivar G1812 chromosome 7, Tu2.1, whole genome shotgun sequence includes:
- the LOC125524600 gene encoding uncharacterized protein LOC125524600 yields MSKRQHSHLDGDLTGKRPQRAPKKHLYLVLDDWDTGFSIYKVDADTLQDTTCTSDVQFGFPDPPVLQFPVPVRHLGMSFTTFGHSIFIATNPHCPQTPILVYDTEIAGITIGPSLPRSLLGGIDISMATGDKLYALTSRHDGEQHSFEAMSWAATGSDELEDPRPAMDWSWKRVPSPPPFAMDDIISSYVLHPDGNTIFMSAHDSLYQHVPKGTFSFDTKRFEWRWHGEWALPFQGQGYYDSELGTWIGLRKDGYICACEVASHSRESAVQPYCKIAKEKLFLKVPERRLAATRANLAYMGNSNFCLVECVQREGVEPTCIVDCCVLHMSTFGLKYDHRGELQTTRHCSTSCVVSKHILSFSPVVFWM; encoded by the coding sequence ATGTCCAAGCGTCAACACTCGCACCTCGACGGCGACCTCACCGGGAAAAGGCCGCAGCGTGCGCCGAAGAAGCACCTCTACCTAGTGCTGGATGATTGGGACACGGGCTTCAGCATCTACAAGGTTGATGCTGACACTTTGCAAGATACTACCTGCACCAGCGACGTGCAGTTTGGGTTCCCTGACCCTCCCGTCCTCCAGTTTCCCGTGCCAGTACGCCATCTTGGCATGAGCTTCACAACCTTTGGTCACAGCATCTTCATCGCCACCAACCCACACTGTCCACAGACTCCCATCCTCGTATATGACACCGAGATAGCGGGAATCACCATCGGGCCAAGCCTACCACGTTCACTGCTTGGTGGCATTGACATCTCTATGGCCACCGGTGATAAGTTGTATGCATTGACATCTCGCCATGACGGCGAGCAGCACTCTTTTGAGGCCATGTCATGGGCAGCCACGGGAAGCGATGAGCTTGAGGATCCACGGCCAGCCATGGATTGGTCCTGGAAAAGGGTGCCATCGCCACCGCCATTTGCCATGGATGATATAATTTCCTCTTACGTGCTGCACCCGGACGGGAACACCATATTCATGTCTGCACACGACAGTCTTTATCAACATGTTCCAAAGGGTACCTTCTCATTCGACACCAAGCGTTTTGAGTGGAGGTGGCATGGGGAATGGGCTCTGCCTTTCCAAGGGCAAGGCTACTACGACAGCGAGCTAGGCACATGGATTGGGCTCCGTAAAGACGGGTACATTTGTGCCTGTGAAGTCGCCTCCCACAGCCGCGAAAGTGCTGTGCAGCCATATTGTAAGATTGCGAAGGAGAAGTTGTTCCTCAAAGTCCCGGAGCGGCGGCTAGCAGCAACAAGGGCCAATCTCGCGTACATGGGCAACAGCAACTTTTGCCTTGTCGAGTGTGTGCAGCGCGAGGGAGTGGAGCCTACGTGCATCGTCGATTGTTGCGTGCTCCATATGAGCACGTTTGGGCTTAAGTATGATCACAGGGGAGAGCTGCAAACCACGCGCCACTGCTCTACCTCTTGTGTAGTGTCTAAGCATATCCTGTCCTTTTCTCCTGTAGTGTTCTGGATGTAA